The window TCCCTCTATCTGACAACCGATATTTGTACgttttactccttactttgtcaaaataggctcgcTACTCACTTTCCACCTCCCCGGGTGACGGGATGAGATAAATATAGAGAAGTCAACCGCAGATCAGATCTTGATTAATTGagattttggggggtttgtaagggaggggggaaaaaaaggaacataaACATTTGGAGGTTTGTAAACCAGGGAGCATTTTTCATGATGgcaacagattcggagaagcaagatattcccaaTCCATGGTTTTATTGAAGTGAACTATTTGATGTTAGCCGAAAGAATGATTCGTGGCGAATGTCAAAACCAAGAGcttttggtgtttaaaaaaaataataataacaattaataCCGGCATTATTTCAATGTATCGCGTACTCACTGCTGCCAATTCCAGCCAATGATACTTAAggccaaaaaaattaaataatctgACAGCAAGTCCTCCTCATCAGTAGTTGGTGCTACACTGCGGCCGTTTGACACATTGGCGAATCATCATCtgtgtcagaaagaaagaaagatctttGTTCACATTGATCTATCATTGTGTTCATTGAAATTGTATGTAttaaaagtactagtggtaatCAGTACTCTGTATTGGTGAGTAatcaagagtgaatacttgtACTGGTACCCTTCTAGGGGGGAAAGAAATTGTACTTTTACTGATGCAAAAGAGTTGAGTcagtactttttcttttttttttttttttaacatatctgtacttgtactgtgtgtgtgtgtgtgtacttttgcCCCTCACCGTATTTACACGTCACGACTACTTTGTCCGGTGAAGTGAAAAATGTCAACactacatttgtttatttttaaacttctcCTGACACAGTTTGCGAGTCCAAGAACGGCACCAGCTGCGAGGAATGTCTGAACAACGTGACGGTAAGCAAGCCCGAAGGAAGCGTTTGTTTTatttcgtgtgtttgtgttgtgtcaCGGAAGTCAAAAGAGGCCAACGAAAAACCCCACCGGCTCCGCACCTGTCCGACCGGTTTGAGCACTAACTGATCTCCTTCTTTCCTGCACTCCTCCTTTACCGTCAATCTTTTAAATTCCTCAGCAGTCATGAATTCTTTTGTATtaatcatttccccccccttcCCACAGTGTTTGTGGTGTATCAAAACCAAGTTGTGTGTGACGTATCCAGTGAGGACCATCCTGCCACCGCATTCACTTTGTCCGCTCTACGACGCACGCTGGGGCCTGTGTTGGAGTAAGACGATACACTCGCAACAATATACACACGACATTACGTACATCTACGCAATCTAATGCGATCCGGTAAGTATTAGTTTCCTGGCCACCAAACGCAAAAGCTTGAGATATTGATTTGCTTTActcagtagactttacaccgattttatcgggccgATCGGTATTCCgacaccaccgcatcccgttttttacgatcatcgggctttatcttgtcaactcaagtGCGACCGGatgcactcgttaccgtggcgaagacaacaagagtggagcgagccgacGGTATTCTAAGGACAATGTGGGGAAGAACGtctgttggtggtcaccggtgcgcAGGACAGgggaggacgttcgtttaaggcttgcatGAGgcatgttcccgtacttttaatacgatacggctcacaagcaggcaatgaaatgttatgtagcctagcaagcttgCGGTaacacgaacggttggacgtaaacgtcccgccgttctgtcgaaccatgctctaaagtttcggtgggtgcagtcatttaattacaaataaagtaatttaattccaggaagttagcacccattatttcttgtcatgttgtaatgttggtttgacctgactgattagaatacacgagctgacaagagcagtgatttccaaccttcatggcgccaaggaacatattttacaattgaaaaatctcacggtgcacaccaacaaacaaaaatgtcacaaaaagtggatacattaattactgtattgacTTCCTGCCATATTATAGAaggccattcatttgttctgtctgtcagtatgcctcactggcataaatagaggaacaaagatacattatttattgtaagtgtattttttttgagcaattaagtacacacgtatatacagtaaatgaacaggtcatttacatagacacattcctccaacttgtgatcggttatcgtttttttaaactcgctgatcggcggtactgagtaactggtgagtaacttatgatttattattttttttattgaagcaTGAAggccaaatagacaaaaatgtaaactagGACCTTGCAAATTCAGGTATTGCCCAACACTTTACCTCAAACAATAATCAATTCAAACGTGATATAATTACTCAagttaaggcaaattcagccacaagaaaaacattttctaggCAGAGATTACACAGCAAAGCACAATGTGTTTCCTCAAGGTCGAAGAGctgaaatgttgacatttttaggcagacacaAATGACAGCACGTGACAATGCTTTTCTTCGTCATTGTCTGTAAGGTAAACGTAGTTTGAACGTGAGGCCAGAGGTGTTCTGCCACTTCTTACTGCGACTCGCACGCTCTTGTGTCATTTTGAGTATGTCGCATCTGCTTGGGGCTGAAGTGGTTGGCTGTCGTGCTTACGTTGGATTGGTGAAATAGTCATCTGGCAGCGCCCGAGGCTGAAGTCGAGCAAGCAGTAATAGAGGAAAATAAAGTACTCAGCGCCAAGTAGCTCAACGTAACGGAGAAAAGTagcgtttcttcttaacaaaaatactgAAGTCAAATGTTACATTAAAACTACTCGTGACAAGTGCAATTTATCCAGAATGTTACTATAAGTCAATGTAAAGGAGGACATGTAACGCATTACTACCCACCAATGGATTTAGTGCAACCTTTGATAAAATATTCAGATAGAGCAATTTATTTTCTCTATTAGCTACTTGAGTCACAATGGAACCAATCATTGTCCCCACCGAATAAGAATGGTAGATCCTGTCCATCTATTCTTTCCGTCCTATTTTATTCTCCATGAACGAGGACGTAACGCTTCACGATTTGTGAATGGTAGTCCCGTCCATCTACAGTATTCCTAATGTCTTGTCAGTCTCATGGAGTTAGCTGTCTTTTGTTTGCTTATTTGGTGTCACAATAAAGGCTATTCATTGCCATCCGCTGCCTCATTCTTGTCAGAACGTGCACTGCCGATTGCAGGCAACGCTCTTGGCCGAACAAAGAAATCTTTACCCTCCCTCCCAACAGTTCTGTGCTCCACTTCTTGAGCTAAACTACTGCTTTTTGGTTCACATTGCAGCAGCCGAGCAAACCACTTCCTCCAGATGTGGTCACCTTTCAGTTCGCTTTTCTtgctagagaaaaaaaaataattaaattagcTTTGGATCAAGTGTGAAAACTCCCTGAAAGGAATGAGTtgattttatataaaaaataaaaaaaacaacaccaatgTTTTGCATGTCCTTTTATTACTGTTAAAAATCTGACTCACGTGTGTTATTCATTCTCTGCCGCACAGTAAACTTCCAGAACTTGATCATCACTCTTGCGGTGCTGGGTGGCATTATCATCATAGCCCTGCTGGTCTGTCTGTTCTGCTGCTGCAAGTGTGAAAACATTGGGTAAGTCTGGTAACTGACACTTGGCTCGTGACTGCCATTTGTCCGCCAAGTCAAAtccctttcatttattttgatatgaTGAGTAAATagccttccaaaaaaaaaaccccaaaggcttcaagctgtttattgccactctcagctaaaggttactgtcaaaacaaagagaattacacgctgtgtatttaaaacagctgCATGCATACAATGAGACACCCCATAGGCACATGGACTGCCAATCAGCATCTATGTGGAGGTGGTGTTAGCTTTTAAGCgatctgaacacaaacggtgcagcaacacacgtaGGCAGACTATATAAcactactcacaggcatatatcctttatcctctgcgaaacaTGGCTAATATTACTGTTGCGCTGAGAGAGGTGTTGAGTCTCCATATGTCTTATACTGCCACCAGGTGGCGACGGCACatacaccagaatgagcagcaagCACAAAGTGCATTGAACAAGTGTTACAAAaagtgtttaattctttttttattctatttagtTATGCCATTaggctactgtatgtttttatgaagcatACTATagaatgctttttttcctcattaaaaaacacattacgaATTGTTGGGGGCGGTGGAACGTATtaacggcatttccattcatttcaatgggaaaagatttGAGGTACGAGTGTTTTGCGTttcgagcgtggtcacggaacaaatgaaaccCGTAACTCAAGGCGCCATTGTATGTCTACAAGAAAAGCAACTATAGCCCAATGTGAGCAAAGACTAAGACTCAAGTCTAAGGGGGAAACCTCAAACAGAACCCAGGCCCTGTCTCGGCCGCTCGGGTTGAGATGGAGAGGGAGAGAGTCGAGGGAcagagaggagaaagaaaacaGGATTGAGGGATTGAGTGACCTGGGGTGGGACGAgcgaacaatgggcacaacaacagcctGAACGGACTCGACGCCCATCGCGACCTCAGAGAACAACGCTGCGCACCCTGCCCTGCATTATGAGCACGCAGTCATTTCGGGCGCAGTTACCAGCGTCAAGAAAACAACCTCCACTTTAGTTGGTCATGTGACTTGCATCACATTCATTATGTTGTGATCTTGTTGCAGATCAGCATTCCGGTTACGTAACGAGATTAAAAGCACATTCTGTACTTTATGTTGACCAAATGATTGCAGCCTTAGTTAGGGCTTTTGTTTCACATCTATACAGGGTGTCTGCGCATGCTGCCAATGACGTACTTTGGCTTTTCCACAACGGAGGTGTGAATTAGCTTTACAAATCACACGTAATATTTAAATCcactgttcaaaaaaaaaaagcattgaccAACATTGCCATATTTACTTCGGAAACCTTTGTAAAGTATTTGACGGTGCAATCGCAAGCTAATTGTGTCTTTTTCTGTGCCAGATCGTCACGGTTCGTGGCCAAGATGGAGAGGCAGGCAAACAAGTCGAGAACAAAACAGGAGGAAAGGTAATGCCAACTATTTTGTAAAAATCCCCATCACCATTTTactttgaaacacatttttttatttaaaaaaaatctgaacagTAACATAACATCTTTGTTTTACAGTTGTACATATTAGTGACATTTACAAAGTTCAAATAAGAAAACAGTATGAACACATGCgatacattttgtaatatacATGTGATAATATTGAACGATCATGAATGGAAAATCTTAACAATTACATCGCATACATTTAGAGAGCGAAGAGGAAATAGGACAAAACTAGAAACGGGCATCATTAGTTTTGCTTGACATCTTCTAGTATGTGCACGCCACACTTACTGGCAGCCGCAACTACTTAGTGGTTTGTCTTTGCTTGGCTTGtaagagaaaaaataataataataataatcgtctTCACAGGCGGGCTGAGATGAAACAGAGACATGACGATATCAGGAGGAAATATGGTGAGGTCTCTCGCGtagttgattattattattattattattattattattattatttacccaCAATAGTATTGCATCGTGTCAATAGGTTTATTTGGAATTCCCTTGAAGATCCTAACTTTGTGAATTTCCCACCAGGCCTAAGCGGACCAAATCCTTACTCCCGATTTGGATGAGAGGATTCCTTACACCGGGACTTTATTTAACAAAACGGCTGTTAATTTATGAAGCAATGAATTCATGTAAACTTTCATTGAATGATTAGACATTAGATGCCTCTGTTATCATTCAGCCAATGATGAGCAATTTTGTGTAATGAGCCCAGAGGCTGTAAACAAACGCTAATACCCCTTTTTCCACTGCACGGTACCTAATCAGTGCATTGTCGTCGTCAAAAGCGGGTACTACGAGGTACTATTTCTAGAGCTTGACATAAACCACCGCTGGTACAGATTTCACCATTGTAACATTAGTTGCAGTATtacactccacagtctccactcgGCTGCAGCGGCCCGATTTCGTGCTGCCCTCAGTCTTAAATGATcaaatttgtctccagtagacCGTTGTTCGGACTATGGTTTGTTAGAGCGCCGAGCGACGCGTTCAATGCAGGGTGGGATTCGCAGTTCCCCCCCGTGGTACTACGTTCACGAGGAAACTGAGCTGACAGGGTACTGCGCAGTGGAAAAAAATCGTCTGTATATATAGCAGCAGTGATTTCCTAGAACTCAATTTGCTTTTGTAGAAAAACAATGCCGGGAAATGCAAGTTTCAcagctgatttttaaaatgtttcttaattTAAGGTGAATGTGTGCCTTTCAGTCACCGATGCATTATTAGACACTGTAGGTATTAAAAGACTAAAACTGACACCAACCAcactttgtgttttgtttggtggGGAAAAGTATGGGTGTTGAAACATTGCATCTGGAAATGTGTGGGTGTTGTGACACCCCTGGATCATTGTTGCAAATGGTCTTTTCAATTTCtaataatgtcacaaaatgaatttgatattttttttataatcccGCTTTCTATTTTCTACCGTGATTgcaggtgagctagagcctatcccagctgatttttttAAGGCAAGAAGCTGCATACACCCTAGatcacagggcacatccaaataaataactttttttttttggtcatcatTCAAATTTAGCATGGTTGTTACCAACACTCGCCGTCTGTGTGTTgggtcaaatttacaagacatttttatgattgctttacagggactttaagcaTGATTCAATATATAACCATTATGGCTACAAAGGGGGTGGGCAATTCTGGTGAATTTCCAGAAAGTTTCTGGTAATTATCCATTGGAAATTAAAATGGGGCCTTTTGGAAATATTCAAATTTGGGGTATTTTCATGGGAATCATGTGAACAAATGAGAATTAGCTTGGAATTGAGGGTAatttaaatgaaggttaaatgaagactctaaattgcccgtaggtgtgaacgtgagtgcgaatcgttgtttgtttgtatgtgccctatgattgtctggtgaccagttccgggtgtactcttcctctcgcccgaagatagctgggataggctccggcactcctgCCACAACcttcagtttttaaattgttggtTTGTTCCTGTTATTCCCAATGGAGATGTTCCATCTTTGCAAATTCCGGGAATTTTGCAACCTGACTAACATGACGGTGAAGAGGAGGCCTTCATCTCCCCAAGACTTCCCTGTGCGGGTGTCCGAGGATTTGAGGGGAGCAGCGCGGTCCCGCGACTTAACGGTCATGTGTCGCCCGGCATCCAATCACCTCCTGGCGAGAGCGGTTCGACGCGCGCTCCCGTCACCGGAGGAGGAGAAGCGAGGACAGTCGGCGGCAGGAGAcgaaatcaaataaattacaaaaataccgTTTAACCGccgttttttacattttattttagtttatttatttattttttttaaatccactctGCCTGTAAAATCGCATCACGAAATCCGGCAACCATGTCAGAGGAAAAGCCAAAGgtgagatttaaaaataaataaataaattatttatttacacacacaaaaaaaaaaaaaaaaaaaggggggggggggtggcttgTCGAAGCGTGCCATGGGAAAATGGCCTTGGCTTTTGCACGTTTCTTTCAATTGGCGCAGTGTTTGTTTCGCAAAATGAATGAGACTTCGCACTTGTCCGTACACATAGATATTTTTAAAGCCTTCACTGTCCGTTAGGGTTCTATTCTCCACAACTGTGacttttaaatcacaaaatgatTCGTtttcggatgttttttttttttctccccccccccaacccccaaccccccaccccatctTTGTCGAAAATGCACCACGCACGCGATATGCGCAAAAGCCGCAAACCGTAGCGGTCACAATGGGCTTGAGGCTCGCAGCTACTACCAAATGAACTCAACGTTTCTCGCTACCGAGCCCGCAATTTCCAGCTTTTTATTCGCCCCGGCACTTTTTTGTAGCACATTACGGCGAAATGAGCCTACCGGCGAAGTGAGCCGGCGGCCTAATTGCATCGTTTGTGAACGGCTTACGTCTCCATCTGCTAGCCTCGAACCTTACATACTAACGTTAGTATTATTGAGGCTCGTAGGCTGTCCTTTGAGGCCTTAGCTATTGTGTTTGATAGGCCGCGAATGACGTTTTTCTGCTCaacccttacatactgttcattttccatgcgcACGTAGCCAAGAATATCCTCATAATAATTGTCCCTGAAATCCATAACTTTGTTTTAGAACCGTCCATCGActgtttaacataaataaatgcttGCTAATCCTTAAACAATGTTTTAGAGAAAGGGGAAAGTGTATGTTTATTTGCTTCATTGCAGTTTTGGATTGTTTTTGCTGGTGCAGATATCGTGCCTCTGTCAAGGCAGCCCCTGACCTCTGTATGACTTCTGGTCCTTATGTTTAGCATGTATGATCAttcttatgctgtttttttttttttttcaatgtaatttaTTCTTTTACTGTTTCGAGATTCCCCCATGACCCTTCAAAGATGAACGTGCATGTTTCTGAGGGAATTTGTGCGAATGTGGTGAGAACACGGTCAGTTCTCAGGCCTATTTCAACCCCCTTGTAAATACCGTCCCATAACAATATACTTACACGACCTGGATTCTTTTAATGTTTCTAGATTCCTCCGTGACCCTTCATAGACCGATAGATGCATGTTTCTGCTGGAACCGGCTCAAATGTGACGGGAACCCAGACAGTTCTCGGGACTGTTTAACGCTCCCTCTTAAACACTTTTAccaatgtttgtattttgtgtcactttaggaaaatACATCAAATTGAAGGGTGAAAGAAAGAGGtcaaaaaaaggtcaaatttgactcaaacagTATGCAAGGGTTAAATGGAAATTAAATGACAATGGTCAAGTTATTTGCCGTCTctattgctctctctctctctctctcctctggtgCCTCTTTTTACTATCGTCATATCAGCAAGATTGatgatgtttttgatttttacaaaatgtcCACCTCACGTCTGGACGTGCGCAGGAGGGCGTCAAGACCGAGAACGACCACATCAACCTCAAGGTCGCGGGGCAGGATGGCTCGGTGGTCCAGTTCAAAATTAAACGGCACACACCCCTCAATAAACTCATGAAGGCGTACTGCGAACGACAGGTGAGATTCAACTATTTATGGTGggctttaaaacaaacaaatggtcAGGATACAGGCTGGGCCAAAAATAAGTACTGGACTAAATAAGTTGACTTATTTAAGGAAGAAAGGAGGCAAGGATGGCATGAAAGGAAGGTTGGATGGAAGGAAGCCAGGGTGGTATGAAAGGAAGGAATGACGGACTAAAGGGAGTGCGGAAGGAAATAAGGATTAATGACAAAAGGAAGCGAGGGTGGTATGAAAACGAAGGATGCAAAGatatgatgaatgaatgaaggaagcAAGGTTTGCTATTCAAGGAAGGCAGGATGAAATAAATGATGCCATGAAGGATGTAGGAAAGGAAAGATGGAAGGAGGAATGAGGGCAGCAAGGGTGGtgtggaaggatggatggaacgGAAGAAGATGGGAAGGAAGCAATGATGTACGAAAGCAAAATTAAGGATGGATGAAAGCAACGGCGGTAGGAAAGGATGGAGGAAGGAGGCAATGATTGTATGAAAGGGAAAGAAGGATGCAAGTAGGAATTATGTATGTAGGAAGGAAAGGGAGGGAAGGAAGCAAGAGTTCTGGAAAGATGGAGGAGGCAAAGAAGGAATCATGGCAGGAATGAGACAGGGGAGGAATAATGAAGCAAAAGTGGTATGAAAGGAACTGGGTGGAATTTAGGAAGCAAGGGTGGATTGTAAAAGGAAGGAAACAGATGGAAGAAAGAGTGCtttgaaagaaaaagcaagGATTGTATGGAAGGCTGGTATGAAAGGAAGAAGGAATGAAGCAAGGATGTATGAAAGGAAGGACAAGGCTTGAAGGGAGGAAGgcaagaaaggaaggaaagatgTATGGTTGGAATGAGGCAAAATTGGgatgaaaaaaacatggaatgaagGAAGGAGGTATACTATAAAAGGAAATGATTCAATGTTTCACCCCACCCCCTCTTTTTGCTGCCATAACCAAGATGCAAATCGTGTCACTTGAggaaaacaaacccaaaaaagtCATCCATAGTTCAAACATAAAGGTGGCGTgacgtgtgtgcgtatgtggACCTTCCAACTTTCTGGTCCCCCAAGTCCTTTCGGTCCAATTGTGCTCGGGTGGTGTTGTCTCGTTCATGCAGGGACTCTCAATAAGGCAGATCAGGTTCAGGTTCGACGGGCAGCCCATCAACGAGACCGATACGCCTTCGCAGGTAAGTCGAGCCTCTCACTTTTCGGCTTACTGGAAGGAATGCACGATAAGTGCCGTCTCATTCAGCGGTGCTCCGGTCGCCGCTCGTCAACCTGTCGCGATGGCTCCTCACAGTCATGGATATTGTGACCAAAATACTGCTTTCTTTTACAAGACATCTCTGAAAAggcaaaaacatacaaataacaCCCTACTTGTGTGACACTGGTCAGATAAGTTTTCATGATGTCAGAATTTCTCGAGCCGGAGGTGGCCTGAAattaggaggaggaagagggggcTGCCTCCAAATTTTGCATGAAGGGAAAACCCTGCCTTTGGGTGTTTGAAGctttgccacaagatggcggcaaagctgtactttattttattttttttctaaatgaagcTTTTCAACTCGCTTCTACGTCTCCTCGGCACCGAGATGCAACACCATGGCACCAAAGCACTCCTTTTGTCTAAATTACGCTCCTCGACTAACTctaacatagtttcttggcaccgAGATGGCACGAGAGTGCCCCTGAGCACAAAGGAAGCAAATAGATATGTTCCCACCAAACATCTGCAAATAGGTAAATATGCCACTGCCAAACATGTGTTGGGGGGTTGGGGGTCACCGTACCTGAGAAAATGTGTCTATGAAAGCTAATCTAGCACGTGTGTGTTTTCCTCTAGCTGGAGATGGAAGACGAAGACACCATAGACGTTTTCCAGCAGCAGACGGGCGGCCGCTGCTAAGCCCCCTCCCACCCTGTTTGTTTGACAGCCACCCACAGACCCACCACACAAACTTGAACCCTCTTACATCATCGCCCTACCCCTTCGCTCCTCTCAGctgttattaattattattgacTTAAGATACGTCCGTCGTGAtgtgatatttattttcttcgtttgtttgttttgttttgttttttttgggggggggatttagGGTTCTCTGACACATTCTGGGTGTCGGATTTGGACCAATGATGCAACAACGTTGTCGCCAGTGAGCGTTTTTGGAATCGGCTAGTTTTTAGGGTGGAACTTATGAGCCTGCCGAACATCaacgtgttttgctttttagctgcttttttgggggggtttgttGTCTTTAAGAACTGAATCTGTACAGCTGTATTAGAATGGATGTAAGTGCCACCACTCTAAAATGACCAAATGAGGCATTCAAAGGACgtctgtcgtttttttttttttttttgcttcctcgCTGCTTCCATGATTTCAGCATGTCCTGGGGGGGCTGCTGCCATACCGCCAAGTATTTATTCGCACATTAAGAGGAGGATGTGGATGAATAGTCAGAATATTAttgtgaacgtgtgtgtgtgtgtcccccccccctgtATGTAAAATGGCTgacaatgaagaaaataaagtgcaaaTATGACAATAGGTGTATTGGGGCGGTCTCACCAGGTCTTCAAATCCGAAGCTTCAGGTTCAGTTATGCTTGCTGTAAAGTGGGAAGAGAATTACAAGCGGCTGTAAAGAGTGCAGATGTAGATCATTTTTAAgatgtcactcccctttaatgTAAATGTACCCCTTTATTATTAGAACTAGATTGCCTAGACCCCCCTgagtatatttttttctgtgcatcTAAAATAGAAACTATATCGCTCCTACTCGGTCATcatcttctccccccccccccccccccctcattaaaaTGAGAGCACACTTTTTCCAGCCCGATAACAAATTTGCCCTCCTGCGTCTGAGATGGGttagctaaaaataataataataatttaaaaaaaactcaagaagGGGCCCAggtcttttgtcattttatttgtttctctaCTGAtttgtacattatttgttgtcttTTACTACTGTATACAATAAATATAGTTTGGTACTCAGATTTGTTGGTGTTCACTTCCATTTTGTTATCCTGTAAAGTGGCGGATACCcatactgatttttatttaacatcTTAAGCGGGGTACTCGCATACCAACAAATGTTGCTTGGTCAAAGTCAGCAGAGGCCCGATTATCTGATGTCTACGATTTGTCCTGAGAGATTATCCGTGGTGTGTAAGCAAGGTACACAATTGGTGTTtaactgtaaatactgtattgaGGTAATCTGTTATAAGAGCCCTGATTATCAACGTACCCATGTGTCTTGTAACTAACAATATGTGTGATGATAGCCGGGAACTCCCGGTTAAAGATGGCGGCTTGGTCTGCACGTTCTCAACCAGGCGATGCTCTATTTGGTATTCGTATATCTTTGGGGACGTCGCTTCCGTATGAGTCGGCCAATCGGTGCCATATCTATACATGTCTATGTGCGTGTACCGGAACTCCGTCAACTGGTGAAAGTTCCGTAATAATCATCGAACAAATACGTTATTTATCATTAAATTCGATCTATTAAAACTTCCAATAATTTCTACAAAATTCGGAACTcgctacataaaaaaaaaaaaaaaaaaaaaaaaaacttcctatacagtataatggCTACGGAGTAAT of the Phycodurus eques isolate BA_2022a chromosome 14, UOR_Pequ_1.1, whole genome shotgun sequence genome contains:
- the sumo3a gene encoding small ubiquitin-related modifier 3-like isoform X2, with the translated sequence MSEEKPKEGVKTENDHINLKVAGQDGSVVQFKIKRHTPLNKLMKAYCERQGLSIRQIRFRFDGQPINETDTPSQLEMEDEDTIDVFQQQTGGRC
- the sumo3a gene encoding small ubiquitin-related modifier 3-like isoform X1, whose amino-acid sequence is MSEEKPKEGVKTENDHINLKVAGQDGSVVQFKIKRHTPLNKLMKAYCERQGLSIRQIRFRFDGQPINETDTPSQVSRASHFSAYWKECTISAVSFSGAPVAARQPVAMAPHSHGYCDQNTAFFYKTSLKRQKHTNNTLLV
- the pttg1ipa gene encoding PTTG1 interacting protein a produces the protein MVLSTLVPVVLLLSLSSTTVLAQTAAPGVVCESKNGTSCEECLNNVTCLWCIKTKLCVTYPVRTILPPHSLCPLYDARWGLCWINFQNLIITLAVLGGIIIIALLVCLFCCCKCENIGSSRFVAKMERQANKSRTKQEERRAEMKQRHDDIRRKYGLSGPNPYSRFG
- the sumo3a gene encoding small ubiquitin-related modifier 3-like isoform X3 is translated as MSEEKPKEGVKTENDHINLKVAGQDGSVVQFKIKRHTPLNKLMKAYCERQLEMEDEDTIDVFQQQTGGRC